Proteins from one Arthrobacter sp. Soc17.1.1.1 genomic window:
- a CDS encoding pyridoxal phosphate-dependent aminotransferase, with translation MPSAPSRVVNVPVNQIREITQLAWATPDSIVLSIGEPGFPVARHVLEAGMAALDRDDTNYTPNAGLAPVRAAFAERFSRLSGVAEDPSRVFVVAGAQQGLHLALSTLIGSGDEVLIPDPGYPTFTMTVGLLGGVPVPYPLVPHHGFQPRIEDLQRLVTPRTRVLMLNSPSNPLGSVFDHDLTRELVRFAHRNDLWIISDECYEAFTYDVPHVSPARFDAGGPEAVPEAREARVVTSLTLSKTYGLTGLRIGALVTPPGMEQLLSNVMEATVSCVAASSQYAALAAITGPQDYVSTALEHYRHNRDAATAVLDALGIGYLDARGAFYLWADLSHATGGDVRGWTRRFLAERGVAVAPGTAFGAMGEGWVRIALCGGTEELVEGLSRFPSPPA, from the coding sequence ATGCCTTCCGCTCCGTCCCGTGTGGTCAACGTCCCGGTCAACCAGATCCGCGAGATCACGCAGCTGGCGTGGGCGACGCCCGACTCCATCGTCCTCAGCATCGGCGAACCCGGGTTCCCCGTGGCACGGCACGTGCTCGAGGCGGGCATGGCCGCGCTCGACCGCGACGACACGAACTACACGCCCAACGCGGGGCTCGCCCCGGTGCGGGCCGCGTTCGCCGAGCGGTTCTCGCGCCTGTCCGGCGTGGCGGAGGACCCCTCCCGCGTCTTCGTCGTGGCCGGCGCGCAGCAGGGCCTGCACCTGGCCCTCAGCACCCTCATCGGGTCGGGCGACGAGGTCCTGATCCCGGACCCCGGCTACCCGACGTTCACCATGACGGTCGGCCTGCTGGGCGGCGTCCCCGTGCCCTACCCCCTCGTGCCGCACCACGGCTTCCAGCCCCGCATCGAGGACCTGCAGCGGCTCGTCACCCCGCGCACCCGCGTGCTCATGCTGAACTCGCCGTCCAACCCGCTCGGCTCGGTGTTCGACCACGACCTCACGCGGGAGCTCGTCCGTTTCGCGCACCGGAACGACCTGTGGATCATCTCGGACGAGTGCTACGAGGCCTTCACGTACGACGTGCCGCACGTCAGCCCCGCGCGGTTCGACGCGGGCGGCCCCGAGGCCGTGCCGGAGGCGCGCGAGGCGCGGGTGGTCACCTCCCTGACGCTGTCCAAGACCTACGGCCTGACCGGGCTGCGCATCGGCGCGCTCGTCACGCCGCCGGGCATGGAGCAGCTGCTCAGCAACGTCATGGAGGCCACGGTCTCCTGCGTGGCGGCGTCGTCGCAGTACGCGGCCCTGGCCGCGATCACCGGGCCGCAGGACTATGTGTCCACGGCCCTGGAGCACTACCGCCACAACCGGGACGCGGCGACGGCCGTCCTCGACGCCCTGGGCATCGGCTACCTCGACGCGCGCGGGGCGTTCTACCTGTGGGCGGATCTGTCCCACGCGACGGGCGGGGACGTGCGCGGCTGGACCCGCCGTTTCCTGGCCGAGCGGGGTGTCGCTGTGGCCCCCGGCACGGCGTTCGGCGCGATGGGCGAGGGGTGGGTCAGGATCGCGCTCTGCGGCGGGACGGAGGAACTCGTCGAGGGGCTCTCGCGGTTCCCGTCCCCTCCCGCCTGA
- the truB gene encoding tRNA pseudouridine(55) synthase TruB, which produces MNSGQVHSGLIIVDKPQGWTSHDVVGRLRRLAGTRKVGHAGTLDPMATGVLVIGINRATRLLTFIVGTSKTYTATIRLGQSTLTDDAEGEVTGGSIAAAVTEEDIRAAVAALTGDIQQVPSSVSAIKVKGERSYARVRAGEDVDLPARPVTVHRFDVHAVRRVSNGRLQDLDVTVDCSSGTYIRALARDLGDALGVGGHLTALRRTKVGPYSIEQARTLDELAQDLEVLPLDDAGRALFPVRELTDAEAADVSHGRRIGPSSETDAPVAAFAPDGTLVALLENRGGAARTTLVFAPGGQD; this is translated from the coding sequence GTGAATTCCGGGCAGGTCCACTCAGGGCTGATCATCGTGGACAAGCCTCAGGGCTGGACCAGTCATGACGTCGTGGGCCGCCTCCGCCGGCTCGCCGGGACCCGGAAGGTGGGGCACGCCGGGACCCTCGATCCGATGGCCACCGGCGTCCTCGTGATCGGGATCAACCGGGCCACCCGCCTGCTCACCTTCATCGTGGGGACGTCGAAGACGTACACCGCCACCATCCGCCTCGGCCAGTCGACCCTCACGGACGACGCCGAGGGCGAGGTCACGGGCGGCAGCATCGCCGCCGCCGTCACCGAGGAGGACATCCGCGCCGCGGTGGCCGCCCTCACGGGCGACATCCAGCAGGTGCCGAGCAGCGTGAGCGCCATCAAGGTCAAGGGGGAGAGGTCCTACGCCCGCGTGCGCGCCGGCGAGGACGTGGACCTGCCCGCACGCCCCGTGACCGTCCACCGCTTCGACGTCCACGCCGTCCGCAGGGTCAGCAACGGACGGCTGCAGGACCTCGACGTCACGGTCGACTGCAGTTCCGGCACCTACATCCGCGCCCTCGCCCGCGACCTGGGGGACGCGCTCGGCGTCGGCGGGCACCTGACGGCCCTGCGCCGCACGAAGGTCGGCCCGTACTCGATCGAGCAGGCCCGCACGCTGGACGAGCTCGCGCAGGACCTGGAGGTCCTCCCGCTCGACGACGCCGGCCGCGCCCTGTTCCCGGTCCGGGAGCTGACGGACGCCGAGGCCGCCGACGTCTCCCACGGCCGGCGGATCGGGCCCAGCAGCGAGACCGACGCGCCCGTCGCCGCGTTCGCCCCGGACGGCACCCTCGTGGCGCTGCTGGAGAACCGCGGCGGGGCCGCCCGGACCACGCTGGTGTTCGCGCCGGGCGGGCAGGACTAG
- a CDS encoding DUF4345 domain-containing protein, producing MTSNSPEHENPTASGGRPVGPDARPRQGAGTGAAPTSSPASASSTPASTPAGTSSTAPTTSTPAKGGTTPARGGTAPAKGKKPGKGSGEDWNVFRTVVVLVGLVLAAFGAYYLILGTAGLPDTEASPANPTLESQFRFFSAMMVGVGAAFITIAIKFQWANMLWLVCLMVFIGGIGRVLSWAFSGTPNYVLIILMVVELAFPPALLVWHKYIAKTSDLRREFAQRG from the coding sequence ATGACCAGCAACAGCCCCGAGCACGAGAACCCGACGGCTTCCGGCGGGCGGCCCGTGGGACCGGACGCCCGGCCGCGGCAGGGGGCCGGGACCGGAGCGGCGCCCACCTCCAGTCCTGCCTCCGCATCCTCCACCCCCGCTTCCACCCCGGCCGGCACGTCCTCCACGGCCCCCACGACCTCCACGCCCGCGAAGGGTGGCACCACCCCGGCCAGGGGTGGCACCGCCCCCGCCAAGGGGAAGAAGCCCGGCAAGGGCTCGGGCGAGGACTGGAACGTCTTCCGGACCGTCGTCGTGCTGGTGGGCCTCGTGCTCGCCGCGTTCGGCGCCTACTACCTGATCCTCGGGACCGCGGGACTGCCCGACACCGAGGCCAGCCCCGCGAACCCCACGCTCGAGAGCCAGTTCAGGTTCTTCTCGGCCATGATGGTCGGCGTGGGCGCCGCCTTCATCACCATCGCCATCAAGTTCCAGTGGGCCAACATGCTCTGGCTCGTGTGCCTCATGGTCTTCATCGGCGGGATCGGCCGGGTGCTGTCCTGGGCCTTCTCCGGCACACCCAACTACGTCCTGATCATCCTCATGGTCGTGGAACTGGCGTTCCCCCCGGCCCTGCTCGTGTGGCACAAGTACATCGCGAAGACCAGCGACCTCCGCAGGGAGTTCGCGCAGCGCGGCTGA
- a CDS encoding bifunctional riboflavin kinase/FAD synthetase has product MYYWRDLDSVPREFGPSVLTLGNFDGVHRGHQRVLQQVVEAARQRSAAAVVVSFDPHPAQVHRPDAAPELIMGLEDRVATLAETGIDALLMMHYTLELASNTPEEFVERVFVRTLKAKAVVIGHDVRFGRGNSGDLDTMRALGRKLGFEVITIDDFGASFPMDATDADGDRRCSSTWVREALEAGEVGTAARVLGRSHRMRGDVVHGAARGRELGYPTANLAASAQGYIPADGIYAGWLIDEAGTRWPAAISVGSNPTFDGVDRQVEAHVINRPPERVQDFDLYGQAVVVEFVERLRGQVAYTGPEALIEQMKLDVENARGLLSTEPQPRR; this is encoded by the coding sequence GTGTACTACTGGAGAGACCTGGACAGCGTGCCCCGGGAGTTCGGGCCCTCCGTCCTGACGCTCGGCAACTTCGACGGCGTGCACCGGGGCCACCAGCGCGTCCTGCAGCAGGTCGTCGAGGCGGCACGGCAGCGTTCCGCGGCCGCTGTCGTCGTGTCCTTCGACCCGCACCCCGCCCAGGTGCACCGCCCCGACGCGGCCCCCGAACTGATCATGGGCCTCGAGGACCGCGTGGCCACCCTCGCCGAGACCGGCATCGACGCGCTGCTCATGATGCACTACACCCTCGAGCTGGCCTCCAACACCCCCGAGGAGTTCGTGGAGCGGGTGTTCGTGCGGACCCTGAAGGCCAAGGCCGTGGTGATCGGGCACGACGTCCGGTTCGGGCGCGGCAACAGCGGCGACCTCGACACGATGCGCGCGCTCGGCCGGAAGCTCGGCTTCGAGGTCATCACCATCGACGACTTCGGCGCGAGCTTCCCCATGGACGCCACGGACGCCGACGGCGACCGCCGCTGCTCGTCCACCTGGGTGCGGGAGGCCCTGGAGGCCGGCGAGGTGGGGACGGCGGCGCGTGTGCTCGGCCGATCCCACCGCATGCGCGGCGACGTGGTGCACGGGGCGGCGCGCGGACGGGAGCTCGGCTACCCGACCGCGAACCTCGCCGCGTCCGCCCAGGGCTACATCCCCGCCGACGGCATCTACGCCGGCTGGCTGATCGACGAGGCGGGCACGCGGTGGCCGGCGGCCATCTCCGTGGGCTCGAACCCGACGTTCGACGGCGTCGACCGGCAGGTCGAGGCGCACGTCATCAACAGGCCGCCTGAGCGCGTGCAGGATTTCGACCTGTACGGGCAGGCCGTCGTCGTCGAGTTCGTCGAACGCCTGCGCGGGCAGGTCGCCTACACCGGGCCCGAGGCGCTCATCGAGCAGATGAAGCTCGACGTCGAGAACGCGCGCGGCCTGCTTTCGACAGAACCCCAGCCCAGACGCTAA
- the rpsO gene encoding 30S ribosomal protein S15 — MALDAAIKQEIIKEYALAEGDTGSPEVQIAMLSRRILDLTEHLKMHKHDHHTRRGLLLLVGRRRRLLDYLRDTDITRYRSLIERLGLRR; from the coding sequence GTGGCCCTTGACGCCGCCATCAAGCAGGAAATCATCAAGGAATACGCCCTGGCCGAAGGTGACACCGGTTCACCCGAGGTGCAGATCGCGATGCTTTCCCGTCGTATCCTCGACCTGACCGAGCACCTGAAGATGCACAAGCACGACCACCACACGCGTCGTGGCCTGCTGCTTCTCGTGGGTCGCCGCCGTCGCCTGCTGGACTACCTGCGGGACACCGACATCACGCGCTACCGTTCGCTCATCGAGCGCCTGGGTCTGCGTCGATAA
- a CDS encoding polyribonucleotide nucleotidyltransferase, whose amino-acid sequence MEGPEIQFAEAVIDNGRFGTRTVRFETGRLAQQAAGSAMVYIDEDTALLSATTAGKQPREGFDFFPLTVDVEERMYAAGRIPGSFFRREGRPSTEAILACRLMDRPLRPAFVKGLRNEVQVVVTVLAINPDVRYDVVAINAASMSTQLSGLPFSGPIGGVRVALVSDGSGSDQWIAFPKHSELENSVFDMVVAGRIAGDDVAIMMVEAEATDNSWTLIKENGATAPTEEIVADGLEAAKPFIRALCEAQADLAARAAKPTVEFPIFLDYQDDVYEAIEAAGSEKLAQVFQIADKQERNTATDALKAELMDALGAQFEGREKELSAAFRSLNKAVVRQRILKDQVRIDGRGLSDIRKLTAEVEVLPRVHGSAIFERGETQIMGVTTLNMLKMEQQIDSLSPVTRKRYMHNYNFPPYSTGETGRVGSPKRREIGHGALAERALVPVLPTREEFPYAIRQVSEALSSNGSTSMGSVCASTLSLLNAGVPLRAPVAGIAMGLVSDVVDGQTRYAALTDILGAEDAFGDMDFKVAGTSEFVTAIQLDTKLDGIPASVLAAALKQAREARLHILGVLQAAIDAPDELSEFAPRIISVKIPVDKIGEVIGPKGKMINQIQEDTGADISIEDDGTVLIGATNGESAEAARAAVNAIANPQVPEIGERYLGTVVKTTTFGAFVSLTPGKDGLLHISELRKLAGGKRVDNVDEIVSVGQKVQVEITKVDDRGKLSLSPVVADEQPTEDAGIEIPLAEGDDD is encoded by the coding sequence TTGGAGGGTCCCGAAATCCAGTTCGCCGAAGCAGTGATCGACAACGGTCGCTTCGGAACACGCACCGTCCGCTTCGAGACCGGGCGTCTCGCCCAGCAGGCCGCCGGCTCCGCCATGGTCTACATCGACGAGGACACCGCCCTGCTCTCGGCCACGACCGCGGGCAAGCAGCCGCGCGAAGGGTTCGACTTCTTCCCCCTGACGGTCGACGTCGAGGAGCGCATGTACGCCGCGGGCCGCATCCCGGGCTCGTTCTTCCGTCGCGAGGGCCGCCCCTCCACCGAGGCCATCCTCGCGTGCCGCCTCATGGACCGCCCGCTGCGCCCCGCGTTCGTCAAGGGACTCCGCAACGAGGTCCAGGTCGTCGTGACCGTCCTCGCGATCAACCCTGACGTCCGCTACGACGTCGTCGCCATCAACGCGGCCTCGATGTCCACCCAGCTGTCCGGCCTGCCCTTCTCGGGCCCGATCGGCGGCGTCCGCGTGGCCCTCGTGTCCGACGGCAGCGGTTCCGACCAGTGGATCGCCTTCCCGAAGCACTCCGAGCTCGAGAACTCCGTCTTCGACATGGTCGTCGCCGGACGCATCGCCGGTGACGACGTCGCCATCATGATGGTCGAGGCCGAGGCCACCGACAACTCGTGGACCCTCATCAAGGAGAACGGCGCCACCGCCCCCACCGAGGAGATCGTCGCCGACGGCCTCGAGGCGGCGAAGCCCTTCATCCGCGCGCTGTGCGAGGCGCAGGCCGACCTCGCGGCGCGTGCCGCAAAGCCGACCGTCGAGTTCCCGATCTTCCTCGACTACCAGGACGACGTGTACGAGGCGATCGAGGCCGCAGGCTCCGAGAAGCTCGCCCAGGTCTTCCAGATCGCCGACAAGCAGGAGCGCAACACCGCCACCGACGCGCTCAAGGCCGAGCTCATGGACGCCCTCGGCGCCCAGTTCGAGGGACGCGAGAAGGAGCTGTCCGCAGCCTTCCGCTCGCTCAACAAGGCCGTGGTCCGCCAGCGCATCCTCAAGGACCAGGTCCGCATCGACGGCCGCGGCCTGAGCGACATCCGCAAGCTCACCGCCGAGGTCGAGGTCCTGCCGCGCGTGCACGGCTCCGCGATCTTCGAGCGCGGCGAGACCCAGATCATGGGCGTCACAACGCTGAACATGCTCAAGATGGAGCAGCAGATCGACTCGCTGTCGCCCGTCACGCGCAAGCGCTACATGCACAACTACAACTTCCCGCCCTACTCCACCGGCGAGACCGGCCGCGTCGGTTCGCCGAAGCGCCGCGAGATCGGCCACGGAGCCCTGGCAGAGCGCGCCCTCGTGCCCGTCCTGCCGACCCGCGAGGAGTTCCCCTACGCGATCCGCCAGGTGTCCGAGGCGCTGAGCTCCAACGGCTCGACGTCGATGGGCTCCGTGTGCGCCTCGACGCTGTCGCTGCTCAACGCCGGTGTGCCCCTCCGGGCGCCGGTCGCCGGCATCGCCATGGGCCTCGTGTCCGACGTCGTCGACGGCCAGACGCGCTACGCGGCGCTGACCGACATCCTGGGAGCCGAGGACGCCTTCGGCGACATGGACTTCAAGGTCGCCGGTACGTCCGAGTTCGTCACCGCGATCCAGCTGGACACCAAGCTCGACGGCATCCCCGCGTCGGTGCTGGCCGCCGCGCTGAAGCAGGCCCGCGAGGCACGCCTGCACATCCTCGGTGTGCTGCAGGCCGCGATCGACGCACCGGACGAGCTCTCCGAGTTCGCGCCGCGCATCATCTCGGTCAAGATCCCCGTGGACAAGATCGGCGAGGTCATCGGCCCCAAGGGCAAGATGATCAACCAGATCCAGGAGGACACGGGAGCCGACATCTCGATCGAGGACGACGGCACCGTGCTGATCGGCGCCACGAACGGCGAGTCGGCCGAGGCCGCCCGCGCCGCCGTGAATGCCATCGCCAACCCGCAGGTCCCCGAGATCGGTGAGCGCTACCTGGGCACGGTCGTCAAGACCACGACCTTCGGCGCCTTCGTGTCGCTGACCCCGGGCAAGGACGGCCTGCTGCACATCTCCGAGCTGCGCAAGCTCGCCGGCGGCAAGCGCGTCGACAACGTCGACGAGATCGTGTCCGTGGGCCAGAAGGTCCAGGTCGAGATCACGAAGGTGGACGATCGCGGAAAGCTCTCGCTCTCGCCCGTCGTCGCCGACGAGCAGCCGACCGAGGACGCCGGGATCGAGATCCCCCTCGCCGAGGGCGACGACGACTAG
- a CDS encoding M16 family metallopeptidase, translated as MPLSSVVSLPLLPTPRAGADGLDPTFVAGDPGGNVVRRSVLPGGVRVLTEAMPGQRSATIGFWVGVGSRDEADGEHGSTHFLEHLLFKGTTRRSAMDIASAFDEVGGESNAATAKENTCYYARVLDSDLPMAIDVIADMVTSAVLDPEELEQERDVILEEIAMDSDDPADVAHERFVELVLGDHPLGRPIGGTPEAIRAVPRDSVLAHYRRYYTPGELVVTAAGGLDHDVVCRLVQEALETAGWALDEGALPVARRSTAVAPVTGETGTHVIRRAVEQSNILIGCPSLTATDERRFAMSVLNAVLGGGMSSRLFQEIREKRGLVYSTYSFSAAYADAGYFGMYAGCSPAKTGQVIELLGAELDRLAADGIDAEELRKAVGQLSGGLVMALEDSSSRMSRLGRSELVSGEFVDMDTSLDRIRSVTAEEVQSLARELAAAPRTTVVVGPFDSAADFAR; from the coding sequence ATGCCCCTGTCCTCCGTAGTGTCCCTTCCCCTGCTGCCGACGCCCCGTGCGGGCGCCGACGGCCTCGATCCCACCTTCGTGGCCGGGGATCCGGGCGGCAACGTCGTGCGGCGCAGCGTGCTGCCCGGCGGGGTGCGCGTGCTCACCGAGGCCATGCCTGGCCAGCGGTCCGCGACCATCGGCTTCTGGGTGGGCGTCGGCTCCCGCGACGAGGCCGACGGCGAGCACGGCAGCACCCACTTCCTCGAACACCTGCTCTTCAAGGGCACCACCCGCCGCTCCGCCATGGACATCGCGTCGGCCTTCGACGAGGTGGGCGGTGAGTCGAACGCGGCCACCGCGAAGGAGAACACCTGCTACTACGCGCGGGTGCTCGACTCCGACCTGCCCATGGCCATCGATGTCATCGCGGACATGGTGACCTCGGCCGTGCTGGACCCGGAGGAGCTCGAGCAGGAACGCGACGTGATCCTCGAGGAGATCGCGATGGACAGCGACGACCCGGCGGACGTCGCCCACGAGCGGTTCGTCGAGCTGGTGCTGGGGGACCACCCCCTCGGCCGCCCGATCGGCGGGACCCCCGAGGCCATCCGGGCCGTCCCGCGGGACTCCGTCCTCGCGCACTACCGGCGCTACTACACGCCCGGCGAACTCGTGGTCACCGCCGCGGGCGGCCTGGACCACGACGTCGTGTGCCGGCTCGTGCAGGAAGCGCTCGAGACCGCCGGCTGGGCGCTCGACGAGGGCGCCCTGCCCGTGGCACGCCGCTCCACCGCCGTCGCCCCGGTGACGGGGGAGACCGGCACGCACGTGATCCGCCGGGCCGTGGAACAGTCGAACATCCTCATCGGCTGCCCCTCCCTCACCGCGACGGACGAGCGCCGGTTCGCCATGAGCGTGCTGAACGCCGTCCTCGGCGGCGGGATGTCCTCCCGCCTGTTCCAGGAGATCCGGGAGAAGCGCGGCCTCGTCTACTCCACCTACTCCTTCTCGGCCGCCTACGCCGACGCCGGGTACTTCGGCATGTACGCCGGGTGCTCACCCGCCAAGACCGGGCAGGTCATCGAGCTGCTCGGGGCGGAGCTGGACCGGCTGGCGGCCGACGGCATCGACGCGGAGGAGCTCCGCAAGGCCGTCGGGCAGCTCTCGGGCGGGCTCGTCATGGCCCTGGAGGACAGCAGTTCCCGGATGTCCCGCCTGGGACGCTCGGAACTGGTCTCGGGGGAGTTCGTCGACATGGACACGTCGCTCGACCGCATCCGGTCCGTCACCGCCGAGGAGGTGCAGTCGCTCGCGCGTGAGCTGGCCGCCGCGCCGCGCACCACGGTCGTCGTCGGGCCGTTCGACTCCGCGGCGGACTTCGCGCGCTAG
- a CDS encoding MoaD/ThiS family protein has product MLVRYFGAARAATGVDEERLPGGRTLSAVLADLRARPAATAGPSLAKVLDRSSFLLNEVALRDPATVLQDDDVLDVLPPFAGG; this is encoded by the coding sequence ATGCTGGTGCGGTACTTCGGTGCGGCCCGCGCCGCGACCGGCGTCGACGAGGAGCGCCTGCCGGGCGGCCGCACGCTCTCCGCCGTCCTCGCGGACCTGCGCGCACGCCCCGCGGCGACGGCGGGGCCGTCGCTCGCGAAGGTCCTGGACCGCAGCAGCTTCCTCCTCAACGAGGTGGCGCTGCGCGATCCCGCGACGGTGCTGCAGGACGACGACGTGCTCGACGTCCTGCCGCCGTTCGCCGGCGGCTAG
- the moaA gene encoding GTP 3',8-cyclase MoaA, with protein MGVHLGMPRDARGAAQGLLDIHGRRATDMRLSLTDKCNLRCTYCMPAEGLNWLQKDQVLTRAEIVRLVGIGVDRLGIRELRLTGGEPLVRADLLDIIRDIRADHADLPISMTTNALGLDRRAVQLKDAGLTRINVSMDSLHPETFAQLTRRPFLDRVLKGIEAAADAGLGLVKINAVLMRGINDHEAPDLVAWAVARGFELRFIEQMPLDADHGWTKEGMVTAAEMRALVETRFVLTPDPRTRDGAPAERWEVRAKEDPDTVLGIVGIIASVTEPFCADCRRTRVTAEGKVMSCLFSREETDLRGLLRSGADDDAVAERWREAMWLKPRAHGMDHTGLGSDDFVQPDRSMSAIGG; from the coding sequence ATGGGAGTTCACCTCGGGATGCCGCGCGACGCCCGCGGGGCCGCGCAGGGGCTCCTCGACATCCACGGCCGACGCGCCACGGACATGCGCCTGTCCCTCACGGACAAGTGCAATCTGCGCTGCACGTACTGCATGCCCGCGGAGGGGCTCAACTGGCTGCAGAAGGACCAGGTCCTCACCCGCGCGGAGATCGTGCGCCTGGTGGGCATCGGCGTCGACCGGCTCGGCATCCGGGAGCTGCGCCTGACGGGTGGTGAGCCCCTCGTGCGCGCCGACCTCCTCGACATCATCCGGGACATCCGCGCCGACCACGCCGACCTGCCCATCTCCATGACGACGAACGCCCTGGGCCTGGACCGGCGCGCCGTGCAGCTGAAGGACGCCGGGCTGACCCGCATCAACGTCTCCATGGACTCGCTGCACCCGGAGACGTTCGCGCAACTGACGCGCCGGCCGTTCCTCGACCGGGTGCTGAAGGGAATCGAGGCGGCCGCCGACGCCGGTCTGGGCCTCGTGAAGATCAACGCCGTGCTCATGCGCGGCATCAACGACCACGAGGCCCCGGACCTCGTGGCGTGGGCGGTGGCCCGCGGCTTCGAGCTGCGCTTCATCGAGCAGATGCCCCTGGACGCCGACCACGGCTGGACGAAGGAGGGCATGGTGACGGCCGCCGAGATGCGCGCACTCGTCGAGACGCGCTTCGTCCTCACGCCGGATCCCCGCACCCGCGACGGCGCCCCCGCCGAGCGGTGGGAGGTCCGGGCGAAGGAGGACCCCGACACCGTCCTCGGGATCGTGGGGATCATCGCGTCCGTCACGGAGCCCTTCTGCGCCGACTGCCGCCGTACCCGCGTCACCGCGGAGGGCAAGGTGATGAGCTGCCTGTTCTCCCGCGAGGAGACGGACCTGCGCGGGCTCCTGCGCTCCGGGGCCGACGACGACGCCGTCGCCGAGCGGTGGCGGGAGGCCATGTGGCTGAAGCCACGCGCGCACGGCATGGACCACACGGGCCTCGGCTCCGACGACTTCGTGCAGCCCGACCGGTCGATGAGCGCCATCGGTGGCTGA
- a CDS encoding molybdopterin-dependent oxidoreductase has product MIRRRTWAALSGALAVGLGVIGGELAAAALSPSVTPVSAVGSAVIDLLPSGVKDWAIAWFGTADKAVLLTVIAAAIAVLASAAGVLEDRRPYAGRAVVVGFGVLGALAVASRPQSSLVSFAAPVLAVVLAVLVLDALVRALGTWARTFDGDGGGADPRPARRRFLQGASGAAVVAVATGAVAAGVRSSQSAVAGQRAAVRLPAPAAAGTPPPAGSVIPAGAALEVEGITGLVTPSEDFYRIDTALVVPVVDPAQWSLRVTGLVDREIELTFDELLALPLVERHITLACVSNTVGGDLTGNARWLGWPVRELLARAGVQPGADMVLSRSVDGFTAGTPLEALTDARDSLLAVGMNGEPLPVEHGFPVRLVVPGLYGFVSATKWVSELKVTRFADDSAYWSTRGWSERGPVKTSSRIDVPRANARVPAGDVVVGGVAWAQHTGVEAVEVRVDGGPWERATLATAISADTWCQYRATLQLEAGTHTLQARALDRAGGVQSEASVAPAPDGAEGLHTVTFTVT; this is encoded by the coding sequence ATGATCCGACGCCGCACCTGGGCAGCACTCTCCGGAGCCCTCGCGGTCGGTCTCGGTGTGATCGGCGGCGAACTGGCCGCCGCTGCCCTGAGCCCCTCGGTGACCCCGGTCAGCGCCGTGGGCTCCGCCGTGATCGACCTCCTGCCGTCCGGTGTCAAGGACTGGGCGATCGCCTGGTTCGGCACGGCGGACAAGGCCGTCCTCCTCACCGTCATCGCCGCGGCGATCGCGGTCCTCGCGTCCGCGGCCGGTGTCCTCGAGGACCGCCGGCCGTACGCGGGGCGCGCCGTCGTCGTGGGGTTCGGCGTCCTCGGCGCCCTTGCCGTCGCCTCGCGGCCGCAGTCGTCCCTCGTGTCGTTCGCCGCGCCCGTCCTCGCCGTGGTGCTCGCGGTGCTCGTGCTCGACGCCCTCGTGCGGGCGCTCGGCACCTGGGCCCGCACCTTCGACGGCGACGGCGGCGGCGCCGACCCGCGTCCGGCCCGCCGCCGGTTCCTCCAGGGAGCATCGGGGGCAGCCGTCGTCGCGGTGGCCACGGGCGCGGTGGCGGCCGGCGTGCGCTCCTCGCAGTCGGCCGTGGCCGGGCAGCGGGCCGCCGTGCGGCTCCCCGCGCCCGCGGCCGCCGGCACGCCGCCCCCGGCGGGGTCGGTCATCCCCGCCGGCGCCGCACTGGAGGTCGAGGGCATCACCGGCCTCGTGACACCGTCGGAGGACTTCTACCGGATCGACACGGCCCTCGTGGTGCCGGTCGTCGACCCGGCGCAGTGGTCCCTGAGGGTCACCGGGCTCGTGGACCGCGAGATCGAGCTCACCTTCGACGAGCTCCTCGCCCTGCCCCTGGTGGAGCGCCACATCACGCTCGCCTGTGTCTCCAACACCGTCGGCGGGGACCTCACCGGCAACGCCCGCTGGCTCGGCTGGCCGGTCCGGGAGCTCCTGGCCCGCGCAGGCGTGCAGCCGGGAGCGGACATGGTCCTGTCGCGGAGCGTCGACGGGTTCACCGCCGGAACGCCGCTCGAGGCGCTGACGGACGCGCGGGACTCCCTCCTGGCGGTCGGCATGAACGGCGAGCCCCTGCCCGTGGAGCACGGCTTCCCGGTGCGCCTCGTGGTGCCGGGCCTCTACGGCTTCGTGTCGGCGACGAAGTGGGTGAGCGAGCTGAAGGTCACCCGCTTCGCCGACGACAGCGCCTACTGGTCCACGCGCGGGTGGTCCGAGCGCGGTCCCGTCAAGACGTCGTCCCGCATCGACGTGCCGCGTGCCAACGCCCGCGTGCCGGCGGGCGACGTCGTCGTCGGGGGAGTGGCCTGGGCGCAGCACACGGGCGTGGAGGCCGTCGAGGTGAGGGTCGACGGCGGCCCGTGGGAGCGCGCGACGCTCGCGACGGCCATCTCCGCCGACACCTGGTGCCAGTACCGCGCCACGCTGCAGCTGGAGGCGGGCACGCACACCCTGCAGGCGCGGGCCCTGGACCGTGCGGGAGGCGTCCAGTCGGAGGCCTCCGTGGCGCCCGCGCCTGACGGTGCCGAGGGCCTGCACACGGTAACGTTCACGGTGACCTAG